From the Teredinibacter turnerae T7901 genome, one window contains:
- a CDS encoding transposase, protein MARRKHYNSYDDDFKATAVALTEIPGVQANHVAEALDIHEVMLYRWRMEMRRGQIRVKKKNIQIDPDIKSELKRLRKLEREHNLLQEEHALLKKAIQHSLQKKEKSSNSST, encoded by the coding sequence ATGGCCAGAAGAAAACATTACAACTCATATGATGACGATTTCAAGGCGACAGCGGTAGCGCTAACGGAAATTCCTGGGGTGCAAGCAAACCATGTTGCTGAAGCGCTCGATATTCATGAAGTGATGCTATATCGTTGGCGAATGGAAATGCGACGAGGGCAGATTAGGGTGAAAAAGAAAAATATACAGATAGATCCAGATATTAAATCGGAGTTGAAAAGGCTGCGTAAGCTGGAGCGGGAGCACAATCTCTTGCAAGAAGAGCACGCCCTTTTAAAAAAAGCCATCCAGCACTCTTTGCAAAAAAAAGAGAAATCTTCGAATTCATCGACCTAA